A window from candidate division TA06 bacterium encodes these proteins:
- a CDS encoding 4Fe-4S binding protein, whose protein sequence is MKRQIVQIDQEKCNGCGQCIPNCVEGALKIANGKARLVSDKCCNGLGACLGHCPQDAIRIIEREADGYDENVTANPARAIHPTTFNDEMLRGTSELSRQSYACPGSQIRQQKPAQQTANSVTVNSQLSHWPIQLHLVPVNAPFFNGADLLITASCVPFSYGGFHNTLLAGRSLIVACPKLDRTEPYLEKLTEIFRQNSIKSVTVAIMEVPCCQGLLRLVRQALKDSGKWMSITVETITVKGEKL, encoded by the coding sequence ATGAAACGCCAAATAGTCCAGATAGACCAGGAGAAATGCAACGGCTGTGGGCAGTGCATTCCAAACTGCGTGGAGGGGGCATTGAAGATAGCGAACGGCAAGGCCCGGCTGGTCAGCGATAAATGCTGCAACGGGCTGGGGGCCTGCCTGGGACATTGCCCCCAGGACGCCATCAGGATCATAGAACGTGAGGCGGACGGGTATGACGAAAATGTAACGGCAAACCCGGCAAGGGCAATTCATCCCACTACGTTTAACGATGAAATGCTTCGTGGGACAAGTGAATTGTCCCGACAGTCTTACGCCTGCCCCGGATCACAGATACGGCAGCAAAAGCCAGCCCAGCAAACAGCAAACTCCGTAACTGTAAACTCTCAACTATCCCACTGGCCCATTCAGCTGCACCTGGTGCCGGTCAACGCCCCGTTCTTCAATGGAGCCGACCTGCTGATCACCGCATCCTGCGTGCCGTTCTCCTACGGCGGGTTCCATAATACCCTGCTGGCCGGAAGATCCCTGATCGTCGCCTGTCCCAAGCTGGACCGCACCGAGCCGTACCTGGAAAAGCTAACGGAGATATTCAGGCAGAACAGCATCAAGTCCGTCACCGTGGCCATCATGGAGGTGCCCTGCTGTCAGGGGCTGCTGCGGTTGGTGCGGCAAGCTTTGAAGGATTCCGGGAAATGGATGTCTATTACCGTAGAGACCATCACCGTAAAAGGCGAAAAGCTGTAA
- a CDS encoding rubredoxin, whose protein sequence is MKKYRCVVCDYIYDPALGDPDSGIAPGAPFEKIPDTWVCPICQVDKSDFEPIN, encoded by the coding sequence ATGAAAAAGTACCGTTGCGTGGTCTGCGATTACATCTACGACCCGGCTTTGGGCGACCCCGACTCGGGCATTGCCCCGGGAGCACCGTTTGAGAAAATCCCGGATACCTGGGTCTGCCCGATCTGCCAGGTGGACAAATCGGACTTTGAACCAATAAACTGA